Proteins encoded in a region of the Diabrotica virgifera virgifera chromosome 4, PGI_DIABVI_V3a genome:
- the LOC114329324 gene encoding serine-rich adhesin for platelets isoform X38 — translation MNNMTLALVFAILFIGGISTATNKEIVQQLRHNALCLQAGFSCPAVDSQTSVYFPLADCTKFCQCSNGVPYLHNCPPGLHFNPSLNVCDYPAQAGCTGEGVVVSTTTTTTTTTTTTPAPTTTTTTTTTPAPTTTSAPTTTSTSTTAPTTTTPTTTTSAPVTTTRTTTTPAPSTTSGPITSTTAATTIKVDNLCLQQNIACPAVDGPDSVYFSHSNCSKFCQCSNGVPYEHTCPEGLHFNAKLNICDWPQNAGCSGTDVTQPTVEPTTITTANSSTATNSTTESSTTVSSTTTTQETPQDTTTLSDNICIRENIICPVVDGPNSVYAAVSDCTKFCQCSNGYPYQQNCPVGLHFNPKLNVCDWPEDAGCTGGTTAVTRTAQSTTSTTTVSSTSETTITTEEVTTQRVKNGTEICLENNIVCPVIDGPDSVYAALPDCTRFCQCSNGLPYLHSCPHGLHFNPNLNVCDWPEDAGCTGGTTTTEINITQNETTEKTTTIIVTSTNAEASTTQDTSNGPQNTTKICLQHGIQCPKIDGPNSIYGALPDCTKFCQCSNGIPYLHRCPVGLHFNPTLSVCDWPEDAGCVGEVTTEKTTENITSDATTENISTVPSNTTTSDTASSEASTNNYNTNSADASTPSVSTPASRDNTTTENTTQDITSDVTTENISTVPSNATTSDTVSSEASTNNYNTNSTDAITPSVSTPPSRDITTIENTTQDITSDVTTENISTVQSNATTSDTASSEASTNNYNTNSTDAIAPSVSTPASGDNTTTENTTQNITSEATTENISSVPSNTTTSEPTTEASTNNDNNSTAISTEGTTANTPTESNITEENTSASNSTEGNTTENSSTKDTTTEVSSTSEEHTSDGSTTVAPRNETSLCLRSNIVCPAIDGAESVYASLPDCTKFCQCSNGVPYLQHCPAGLHFNPTLNVCDWPEDAGCTSGNNSTSISTEGTTASTQTENNSTEKSTSASNSTEGNTTENNNAQNNTTEISTTQASITSDTSVDVTQDNSNSSTTPQDGLELCIKHDVVCPEVDGPVSVYARLPDCTKFCQCSNGVPYLHHCPLGLHFNPSLNVCDWPEDAGCNNVIDVTESTSKEGSTSTATTEYNEVTTKNNTTNESTDSTDVPNTTESQTKTTTGENVTDNVTTEDNISSSTTGDVDETSADNRTTDEGTTENNTDVPSTMESETETATGDNVTDNVTTEENISSSTTGDVEETSADNRTTDEGTTENNTDVPSTTDSQTETSTGDNVTDNVTTEENISSNTTGDVEETSTDNRATDEGTTANNTDVPSTSDSQTQTTTDDNVTDNVTTEENISSSTTSDMEETSADNRTTDEGITEKNTDVPSTTDSQTETSTGNNETDNVTTEENISSSTTGDVEETSADNRTTHEGTTENNTDVPSTSDSQTQTTTDDNVTDNVTTEENISSSTTSDVEETSADSRTTDEGTTENNTDVPSTTDSQTETSTGDNKTDNVTTEENISSSTTGDVEETSADNRTTDEGTTENNTDVPSTSDSQTQTTTDDNVTDNVTTEENISSSTTSDVEETSADNRTTDEDTTENNTDVPSTTDTQTEISTDDNVTDNVTTEDNISSSTTGDVEETSADNKTTDESTTENNTDVPSTTNSQTEISTDDNATDNVTTEDNISSSTTGDVEETSADNRTTDEGTTENYADVPSTTKSQTETTTGDNVTDNVTTEENISSSTRGDVEETSADNRTTDEGTTENYTDVPSTTDSQTETTTGDNVTDNVTTEENISSSTTVDVEETSADNRTTDVGTTENYTDVPSTTNSQTETTTGDNETDSVTTEENISSSTTADVEDTSADNRTTDVGTTENYTDVPSTTDSQTETTTGDNVTGNVTTEENISSSTTGDVEETSADNRTTDEGTTENYTDVPSTAKTTTENNIDEKTTSASNSTEESSNTDVTTTEAIGSSTDNTNDDANNTTTLAPGNGTAICLQNNVVCPAIDGPDSVFASVSDCTKFCLCSNGVPYLYKCPGGLHFNPSLNVCDWPENAACTNNNNDTTSTEATVTTEGTNADETTTEISTTESNAAVNGTETCLRNNVVCPVVDGYDSVYAALPDCSKFCLCLNGVPFEHQCSDGLLFNPRSNACDWPQRTSCSGDNNVTTSAVPAVSTEYLTEEETTVHSSSTSNGENNVTGSVVPAVSTEDLTEEETTAQSSSTSNGENNVTGSAVPAVSTEDLTEEDTTVQSSSTSEESRNELPVGSEECLQNNVVCPAVDGKFPVYAALPDCTKFCQCSNGAPYLYNCPGGLHFNPSLNVCDWPEDAGCERSI, via the exons ATGAATAATATGACTTTGGCTTTAGTTTTTGCGATTTTATTTATCGGTGGAATATCTACTGCTACAAACAAAg aaattGTCCAACAATTAAGACACAATGCCCTATGTCTTCAGGCTGGATTTT CTTGCCCTGCAGTAGACAGTCAAACATCGGTTTACTTTCCATTAGCAGATTGCACCAAGTTCTGTCAATGTTCCAACGGAGTTCCATATCTACACAATTGTCCGCCGGGGTTACATTTCAATCCAAGTCTTAACGTTTGTGATTATCCTGCGCAGGCTGGATGTACCGGTGAAGGGGTTGTAGTAAGTACAACAACTACTACTACAACTACTACTACCACTACGCCGGCTCCAACTACTACCACTACGACTACCACAACACCTGCTCCTACTACTACTTCGGCGCCGACCACCACCTCTACTTCAACTACTGCTCCTACAACAACAACTCCCACTACCACTACTTCTGCCCCAGTAACCACCACTAGGACGACCACAACACCTGCTCCCTCCACTACATCGGGACCAATTACTTCAACAACTGCTGCTACAACTATAAAAGTTGATAATTTATGTCTTCAGCAAAACATAG CTTGTCCAGCAGTTGATGGACCAGATTCCGTCTATTTCTCACATAGCAATTGTTCTAAATTTTGCCAATGTTCCAACGGTGTGCCATATGAACACACTTGTCCAGAAGGTcttcattttaatgcaaaattGAATATTTGTGATTGGCCACAGAATGCAGGATGTAGTGGAACAGATGTAACTCAACCGACTGTTGAACCTACCACAATTACAACTGCCAATTCTTCGACAGCTACAAACAGTACAACTGAAAGTTCAACTACAGTTTCGTCTACTACGACCACGCAAGAAACTCCTCAAGACACTACAACTCTTAGTGATAATATTTGCATTCGTGAAAATATAA TTTGTCCTGTTGTTGACGGACCAAATTCAGTGTACGCAGCTGTATCAGATTGTACCAAATTTTGCCAATGCTCAAATGGTTACCCATACCAGCAGAACTGTCCAGTAGGTTTACACTTTAATCCAAAACTGAACGTCTGCGACTGGCCTGAAGATGCTGGTTGTACTGGAGGTACCACCGCAGTCACTAGAACTGCTCAAAGTACTACTTCCACAACAACTGTAAGTAGCACAAGCGAAACCACAATAACTACAGAGGAAGTTACAACTCAGAGAGTTAAAAACGGAACTGAAATTTGCCTTGAAAATAATATAG TATGTCCTGTTATCGATGGTCCTGACTCAGTATATGCAGCTTTACCAGATTGTACCAGATTCTGCCAATGTTCAAACGGCCTACCATATTTGCACAGTTGTCCACATGGTTTACATTTTAATCCAAATCTAAACGTATGCGACTGGCCTGAAGATGCAGGATGTACCGGTGGTACTACCACCACAGAAATAAATATTACGCAAAATGAAACGACTGAAAAAACAACCACAATCATTGTAACAAGCACTAACGCAGAAGCTAGTACCACTCAAGATACTTCTAATGGACCacaaaatacaacaaaaataTGTTTACAGCATGGTATCC AATGTCCCAAGATAGATGGTCCTAATTCCATCTATGGAGCATTACCTGATTGCACCAAATTTTGTCAGTGTTCAAACGGAATACCATATCTGCATAGATGTCCAGTTGGATTACATTTTAACCCTACTCTGAGTGTGTGTGACTGGCCTGAAGACGCAGGATGTGTTGGTGAGGTCACAACAGAAAAGACAACTGAAAATATTACCAGTGACGCAACCACTGAAAATATATCAACTGTACCATCAAATACTACCACTTCTGACACAGCTTCATCTGAAGCAAGCACCAATAATTATAATACAAATTCAGCTGATGCTAGTACTCCCTCTGTGTCAACCCCAGCAAGCAGAGATAATACTACTACAGAAAACACAACTCAAGATATAACCAGCGATGTAACCACTGAAAATATATCAACTGTACCATCAAATGCTACCACTTCTGACACAGTTTCTTCTGAAGCAAGTACCAATAATTATAATACAAATTCAACTGATGCAATTACTCCCTCTGTGTCAACCCCACCAAGCAGAGATATTACTACTATAGAAAACACAACTCAAGATATAACCAGCGATGTAACCACTGAAAATATATCAACTGTACAATCAAATGCTACCACTTCTGACACAGCGTCATCTGAAGCAAGTACCAATAATTATAATACAAATTCAACTGATGCAATCGCTCCTTCTGTGTCAACCCCAGCAAGCGGAGATAATACTACTACAGAAAACACAACTCAAAATATAACCAGTGAGGCAACTACTGAAAATATATCAAGTGTACCATCAAATACTACCACTTCTGAACCAACCACTGAAGCAAGTACTAATAATGATAATAATAGTACTGCCATCAGCACTGAAGGTACAACTGCTAACACTCCAACTGAAAGTAATATCACAGAAGAAAATACGTCTGCAAGTAATAGTACTGAAGGTAATACAACAGAGAATAGTAGCACAAAGGATACTACTACAGAAGTAAGTTCAACGAGTGAAGAACACACCTCCGATGGTAGTACGACTGTCGCTCCACGAAATGAAACATCATTATGTCTTCGAAGTAACATTG TTTGCCCTGCAATAGATGGAGCAGAATCAGTTTACGCTTCTCTACCGGACTGTACCAAATTCTGTCAGTGCTCAAACGGAGTACCTTATCTTCAACATTGTCCAGCTGGCCTACACTTTAATCCTACACTAAATGTGTGCGATTGGCCAGAAGATGCAGGCTGCACAAGCGGTAATAATAGTACTTCTATCAGCACTGAAGGTACAACTGCTAGCACTCAAACTGAAAATAATAGCACAGAAAAAAGCACCTCTGCTAGTAATAGTACCGAAGGAAATACAACCGAAAATAATAACGCACAAAATAATACCACCGAAATATCTACTACACAAGCCAGTATTACAAGTGACACTAGCGTAGATGTAACACAAGACAATTCTAACAGTAGTACGACTCCACAAGATGGGTTAGAACTATGTATTAAACACGACGTTG TTTGCCCTGAAGTCGACGGACCAGTTTCAGTTTATGCCCGCTTACCAGACTGTACCAAATTCTGTCAATGTTCTAATGGGGTACCGTATCTGCATCATTGTCCACTAGGTCTACATTTCAATCCTTCACTAAATGTTTGTGATTGGCCAGAAGATGCAGGTTGTAATAATGTAATAGATGTAACTGAAAGTACTTCAAAAGAAGGCAGCACTTCTACTGCCACAACAGAATATAATGAGGTCACTACTAAAAATAATACTACCAACGAAAGTACCGATTCCACAGATGTCCCCAATACTACGGAGAGTCAAACCAAAACTACTACTGGCGAAAATGTAACTGACAATGTTACAACAGAAGATAATATTTCTAGTAGCACAACAGGTGATGTAGATGAAACAAGCGCTGATAATAGAACCACGGACGAAGGTACTACTGAAAACAACACAGATGTCCCCAGTACTATGGAAAGTGAAACCGAGACTGCAACTGGTGACAATGTAACTGATAATGTTACCACAGAAGAGAACATTTCTAGTAGCACAACAG GTGATGTGGAAGAAACAAGCGCTGATAATAGAACCACGGACGAAG GTACTACTGAAAACAACACAGATGTCCCCAGTACTACGGACAGTCAAACCGAGACCTCAACTGGTGACAATGTAACTGATAATGTTACCACAGAAGAGAACATTTCTAGTAACACAACAGGTGATGTGGAAGAAACAAGCACTGATAATAGAGCAACCGACGAAGGTACTACTGCAAACAACACAGATGTCCCCAGTACTTCGGACAGTCAAACTCAGACTACCACTGATGACAATGTAACTGATAATGTTACCACAGAAGAGAATATTTCTAGTAGCACAACAAGTGATATGGAAGAAACAAGCGCTGATAATAGAACCACGGACGAAGGCATAACTGAAAAAAACACAGATGTCCCCAGTACTACGGACAGTCAAACCGAGACCTCAACTGGTAACAATGAAACTGATAATGTTACCACAGAAGAAAATATTTCTAGTAGTACAACAGGTGATGTGGAAGAAACAAGCGCTGATAATAGGACCACGCACGAAGGTACTACTGAAAACAACACAGACGTCCCCAGTACTTCGGACAGTCAAACTCAGACTACCACTGATGACAATGTAACTGATAATGTTACCACAGAAGAGAATATTTCTAGTAGCACAACAAGTGATGTGGAAGAAACAAGCGCTGATAGTAGAACCACGGACGAAGGCACAACTGAAAACAACACAGATGTCCCCAGTACTACGGATAGTCAAACCGAGACCTCAACTGGTGACAATAAAACTGATAATGTTACCACAGAAGAAAATATTTCTAGTAGTACAACAGGTGATGTGGAAGAAACAAGCGCTGATAATAGAACCACGGACGAAGGTACTACTGAAAACAACACAGACGTCCCCAGTACTTCGGACAGTCAAACTCAGACTACCACTGATGACAATGTAACTGATAATGTTACCACAGAAGAGAATATTTCTAGTAGCACAACAAGTGATGTGGAAGAAACAAGCGCTGATAATAGAACCACGGACGAGGACACAACTGAAAACAACACAGATGTCCCCAGTACTACGGACACTCAAACCGAGATCTCAACTGATGACAATGTAACTGATAATGTCACCACAGAAGATAATATTTCTAGTAGCACAACAGGTGATGTGGAAGAAACAAGCGCTGATAATAAAACCACAGACGAAAGTACTACTGAAAACAACACAGATGTCCCCAGTACTACGAACAGTCAAACCGAGATTTCAACTGATGACAATGCAACTGATAATGTTACCACAGAAGATAATATTTCTAGTAGCACAACAGGTGATGTGGAAGAAACAAGCGCTGATAACAGAACCACCGACGAAGGCACAACTGAAAACTACGCAGATGTCCCCAGTACTACGAAGAGTCAAACCGAGACTACAACTGGTGACAATGTAACTGATAATGTTACCACAGAAGAGAATATTTCTAGTAGCACAAGAGGTGATGTGGAAGAAACAAGCGCTGATAACAGAACCACGGACGAAGGCACTACTGAAAACTACACAGATGTCCCCAGTACTACGGACAGCCAAACCGAGACTACAACTGGTGACAATGTAACTGATAATGTAACCACAGAAGAGAATATTTCTAGTAGCACAACAGTTGATGTGGAAGAAACAAGCGCAGATAACAGAACCACGGACGTAGGCACTACTGAAAACTACACAGATGTCCCCAGTACTACGAACAGTCAAACCGAGACTACAACTGGTGACAATGAAACTGATAGTGTTACCACAGAAGAGAATATTTCTAGTAGCACTACAGCTGATGTGGAAGATACAAGCGCTGATAATAGAACCACGGACGTAGGCACTACTGAAAACTACACAGATGTCCCCAGTACTACGGACAGTCAAACCGAGACTACAACTGGTGACAATGTAACTGGTAATGTTACCACAGAAGAGAATATTTCTAGTAGCACAACAGGTGATGTGGAAGAAACAAGCGCTGATAATAGAACCACGGACGAAGGCACTACTGAAAACTACACAGATGTCCCCAGCACTGCAAAAACTACTACTGAAAATAATATTGATGAAAAGACTACATCTGCAAGCAATAGTACCGAGGAAAGTAGTAACACAGACGTTACTACTACAGAAGCTATCGGTTCAAGCACAGATAACACAAATGATGACGCTAACAATACTACAACTCTTGCTCCAGGAAATGGAACAGCCATATGTCTTCAAAACAATGTTG TTTGCCCTGCAATCGATGGACCAGATTCAGTGTTCGCGTCTGTATCTGATTGTACCAAATTTTGTCTATGTTCAAATGGAGTTCCTTATCTTTACAAGTGTCCAGGAGGTCTACACTTCAATCCTTCACTAAACGTATGTGATTGGCCTGAAAATGCTGCATGCACAAATAATAATAACGATACAACTTCTACAGAAGCAACGGTAACAACGGAGGGTACAAATGCAGATGAAACTACAACTGAAATAAGTACCACTGAAAGTAATGCTGCTGTAAATGGAACTGAAACTTGTCTCAGAAATAATGTTG